The Medicago truncatula cultivar Jemalong A17 chromosome 7, MtrunA17r5.0-ANR, whole genome shotgun sequence genome includes the window GGAATGTTTCTTTCTTGGACCTGAAGTAATGCCACAACTCTTCATCATTTAAGGGACCGGTATCAGCACCAACATTAATCTTAATCTTGAGGCATTTCAAGGAATAACATAGATAGAATGCTTCCTCCACGGTTAATTGAAACCAATACATATCCTTTTCAACTATCCTCACAGGTCGACCAAAGCATGCTTTATCAAGCAAGTCAAGTTGTTCTGCTTGCACTGTTAAGTGTACACAGTTATCAGAGAGAAAACCACAAGTATTTGATTGAACTAAAGAAGACTGAAGTTGTGATATAATCTTTGACATGGGTTCTTTAAGTGCCTCAGCTTCTGCTTCCTTTTTCGATTTTGCATCTTTTCCTTTCCATCTTGGTGCCATTGACcttataaaaaaagtcaaacaatGTTCAATTCCAAGTCCACCTTGATTTAGTAAAGCTCAATCAAAGTAGTCACAGGCTACTAAATGATCCAAATTAATTAAGACACAAAGGCCTCATAAGAAATACAAATTAGGATCCTCTTGTGTTGAAAAAAACTTGAGGAAATATTGTGCAAAATCTATATACCCTTAATATATAAAAGGAGATAATTtccaaaatttgaaagaaacaaaaccGAGAAAAGTTAGTTGATGGTTGACACTGAAACGGGAGAAACCATATAGacaaaaatgagaaaattaataatttaactaAAATGTCCCTAGTCAGTGATCAGGTCAAATTATGAAGAGTATGATCAGTGATGAGTCTTCACTAAGTTTTATACATTCTTTCAGAacttttatcaaacactttacGTGCAAAGGCTGAAATACTTCTAATATAAATAGATGAATTTTGAGTGAGAAAAAGAGAAGATTGTACCGTGAATGTGAGAGATGGATGTTGTTGAGCTGAAAGCGTCGCCAATGATAGCTCTATCTCCGCCGCCGCTAAGCAAAGTAGCCCTCTTTTTCCTCTAACTTATTTCCCTTTCCCGCTCTCCCTGTTGAAGATGCTTCCACCGGTTGTTCTGAAAATGGCGGCGCATGCACAGATTCACAAGTTGATGAATGGGAGAAATGGGAATTGACGGGTCTATGGGAGAAAGATAATCTTTGGGGAGAGAAAGGAAGTAATGGGCAATTATGTTTCagtagaaaaacaaaaaagtttaataattaaaagagaTATATGAATCCTTAGATGCATCAAACGGCTGAGAACTTTCTGACTACGTGACTGCGTCATTATGTTGAGTGCAGTGAATCTGCAGCATACTTGgagctttttttttaaacaaaaatcacttctttttttagaaaattaccTGTTTCCAAAATTGTTCAGGCATccgaaatgaccaaaatacccggCGGCCATGTAAATTTTTTTCACTTCATTCTAAAGATAA containing:
- the LOC11414349 gene encoding tRNA-splicing endonuclease subunit Sen2-1, which codes for MAPRWKGKDAKSKKEAEAEALKEPMSKIISQLQSSLVQSNTCGFLSDNCVHLTVQAEQLDLLDKACFGRPVRIVEKDMYWFQLTVEEAFYLCYSLKCLKIKINVGADTGPLNDEELWHYFRSKKETFPYFYKAYSHLRMKNWVVRSGAQYGVDLIVYRHHPARVHSEYGVLVLSHDKDGDLNGRLRVWSDVHCTTRLLGGVAKTLLVLYVNKNGNNDESLLCLTNYTVEERTISRWSPEQCRERSI